Proteins from one Malania oleifera isolate guangnan ecotype guangnan chromosome 4, ASM2987363v1, whole genome shotgun sequence genomic window:
- the LOC131153180 gene encoding alpha-amylase-like, which yields MKIIKAMGGLNLLTCTLCCFLSLSMISLFPSFATPALLFQGFNWASSDKGGWYNSLKNHIPDLANAGITHVWLPPPSHSAAPQGYLPGRLYDLDASKYGTKDELKSLIAALNQRGIKALGDMVLNHRSAERKDASGILCLFEGGTPDGRLDWGPHFICSDDTEFSDGTGNPDTGEPWGGVPDIDHVNPQVQKDLSDWMNWLKTDVGFVGWRFDFVKGYAPRFVGAYVQNTSPDFAVAEKWDMNLTKGADGKLAADQSAHRSAIASWIEAAGGRVTAFDFTTKEILNVAVQGELSRLKDANGKPPGLIGITPEKAVTFIDNHDTWSQRLSPFPSDKVMLGYVYILTHPGTPCIFYDHLIEWGLKEPITAVATIRSKHGISATSSVKILAAEADLYMAAIDDKVIMKIGPKQDLGNLLPANYKVATSGQDYAVWEKTS from the exons ATGAAAATCATCAAAGCCATGGGAGGCTTGAATCTGCTAACCTGCACCCTCTGCTGcttcctctctctctccatgATTTCCCTCTTCCCTTCCTTCGCAACTCCTGCTCTTCTCTTCcag GGTTTTAATTGGGCATCAAGTGACAAAGGAGGATGGTACAATTCACTGAAGAATCACATTCCTGACCTCGCCAACGCTGGTATCACCCATGTTTGGCTTCCTCCTCCCTCTCATTCTGCCGCCCCTCAAG GGTACTTGCCCGGAAGGCTGTATGATCTAGATGCATCAAAATATGGAACCAAGGATGAGCTGAAGTCATTAATCGCCGCCCTGAACCAGAGAGGAATCAAAGCCCTAGGCGACATGGTCCTCAACCACCGCAGCGCCGAGCGTAAAGATGCCAGCGGAATCCTCTGCCTCTTCGAAGGCGGCACTCCCGACGGCCGCCTCGACTGGGGCCCACACTTCATATGCAGCGACGACACTGAGTTCTCCGACGGCACCGGCAACCCCGACACCGGCGAGCCCTGGGGCGGCGTCCCCGACATCGACCATGTCAACCCCCAGGTCCAAAAAGACCTCTCCGACTGGATGAACTGGCTCAAAACCGACGTCGGCTTCGTCGGCTGGCGCTTCGATTTCGTTAAGGGCTACGCGCCGCGGTTCGTTGGCGCGTACGTGCAGAACACGTCGCCGGATTTCGCCGTCGCCGAGAAGTGGGACATGAACCTGACCAAGGGTGCCGACGGGAAGCTCGCCGCCGACCAGAGCGCGCACCGGAGCGCGATCGCGAGTTGGATTGAGGCAGCTGGTGGCCGCGTCACGGCGTTTGATTTCACGACGAAAGAGATTCTAAACGTTGCGGTGCAAGGGGAGTTGTCGAGGCTGAAGGACGCGAACGGGAAGCCGCCGGGGCTGATCGGAATAACGCCAGAAAAGGCTGTGACTTTCATTGACAATCACGACACTTGGTCTCAGAGACTATCGCCATTCCCGTCCGACAAGGTCATGCTCGGCTACGTTTACATTCTCACCCATCCAGGGACCCCATGCATT TTCTATGATCATCTGATAGAGTGGGGATTGAAGGAGCCAATAACTGCGGTTGCTACGATTAGGTCGAAGCATGGGATTAGTGCTACGAGCAGCGTAAAGATTTTGGCAGCAGAAGCAGATTTGTACATGGCCGCCATTGATGACAAAGTCATTATGAAGATTGGACCCAAACAGGACCTTGGCAATCTCCTTCCTGCAAATTACAAGGTTGCAACCTCGGGGCAAGACTATGCTGTGTGGGAGAAGACAAGCtga